One window from the genome of Malus domestica chromosome 01, GDT2T_hap1 encodes:
- the LOC114824842 gene encoding LOB domain-containing protein 15-like yields the protein MSRERERFDEVGKKFTRETDASHYQMGRRHMLGPPGTLNTITPCAACKLLRRRCSQECPFSPYFSPHEPQKFASVHKVFGASNVSKMLMEVPETQRADAANSLVYEANVRLRDPVYGCMGVISALQQQVQSLQAELNAVRGEILKYKYREANLLPSNSHHHMALFSTSGAVSVASLPQTPQPPPPPSPPPPLPPTSSSSSMYTNQQTSAVDYTSLSSENVSFFG from the exons ATGTCCAGAGAAAG GGAGAGATTTGATGAGGTAGGCAAGAAGTTTACAAGAGAAACTGATGCTTCCCATTATCAAATGGGAAGAAGACACATGTTGGGCCCTCCTGGAACCCTAAACACCATCACTCCTTGTGCTGCCTGTAAACTCCTCAGACGAAGGTGTTCACAGGAATGCCCCTTCTCTCCTTACTTCTCTCCCCACGAACCCCAGAAGTTTGCCTCGGTCCATAAGGTCTTTGGTGCCAGCAACGTCTCGAAGATGCTCATG GAGGTGCCGGAGACTCAAAGAGCAGATGCAGCAAATAGTCTTGTTTATGAAGCAAATGTGAGGCTAAGAGATCCGGTGTATGGATGCATGGGTGTAATTTCAGCTTTGCAACAACAAGTTCAATCTTTACAAGCTGAGCTGAACGCAGTAAGGGGCGAGATACTTAAATACAAATATAGGGAAGCAAATCTCCTTCCTTCTAATTCTCATCATCATATGGCTTTGTTCTCTACTTCCGGGGCTGTTTCCGTTGCTTCCTTGCCGCAGACCCCACAACCACCGCCGCCACCATCACCGCCACCTCCTCTACCTCctacttcttcctcttcttctatgTACACGAATCAACAAACCAGTGCCGTGGACTATACCTCCCTTTCAAGTGAAAATGTTTCCTTCTTtggttaa